From Methanofollis sp., one genomic window encodes:
- a CDS encoding queuosine precursor transporter translates to MDIPIVWLYWVVSLTIVTYASAYIIRNHREYGYAALVGFYVVYLAASQIIATRIVEFDLGIAVFLAPAAVFIYPFLSQAIDMINEVYGERMTHIAIGIAFLSQVLLVTFIVMTNTLTPAPFFAYEEMWQDVFAQSLRIVVASWITFLITQNLDAWVFARLKERYPDRILLRSVSSDLLG, encoded by the coding sequence ATGGATATCCCCATCGTCTGGCTCTACTGGGTCGTCAGCCTCACCATCGTCACCTACGCCTCGGCGTACATCATCAGGAACCACCGGGAGTACGGCTACGCCGCCCTTGTCGGCTTCTATGTCGTCTACCTCGCGGCCTCGCAGATCATCGCCACGCGGATCGTGGAGTTCGACCTCGGCATCGCCGTCTTCCTCGCCCCTGCCGCGGTTTTCATCTATCCTTTCCTCTCGCAGGCCATCGACATGATCAACGAGGTCTATGGCGAGAGGATGACCCACATCGCCATCGGCATCGCCTTCCTCTCGCAGGTGCTCCTGGTCACCTTCATCGTCATGACCAACACCCTCACGCCCGCCCCCTTCTTCGCCTACGAGGAGATGTGGCAGGACGTCTTCGCCCAGAGCCTCAGGATCGTCGTCGCCTCCTGGATCACCTTCCTGATCACGCAGAACCTCGACGCCTGGGTCTTCGCACGCCTCAAGGAGCGCTACCCCGACAGGATCCTCCTGCGGAGCGTCTCCAGCGACCTCCTCGG
- a CDS encoding tetratricopeptide repeat protein, which translates to MAKTSGSSADTRTVTRRDPLVEITLHQANEKKYRSEYAKAIEIYDRVLEIDPKHARAFHSKGNVLDMLGRYEEAISCYDLALTYDPNNAETLYNKGVTLSKMRCQSEGIECIEQGVSLALGTQ; encoded by the coding sequence ATGGCAAAAACCAGCGGGTCCAGTGCTGATACACGGACCGTAACGAGGCGTGATCCTCTTGTAGAGATCACGCTACACCAGGCGAATGAAAAGAAGTATCGCAGCGAATATGCAAAAGCTATTGAGATCTATGACCGAGTTCTTGAGATTGACCCCAAACATGCCCGGGCGTTCCACTCAAAGGGGAATGTTCTGGATATGCTTGGCAGATATGAGGAAGCAATATCATGCTACGACTTGGCCCTCACGTACGACCCAAATAATGCAGAAACCCTGTATAACAAAGGGGTAACCCTCAGCAAGATGAGATGCCAGAGTGAGGGTATTGAGTGTATTGAGCAGGGAGTGTCCCTCGCACTCGGCACTCAGTAA
- a CDS encoding transposase, giving the protein MKTWYGDTVLQKPQSREFPSETEVFGRYARVERALADTISESYLQDVSTRKIQGMISIKRSRGS; this is encoded by the coding sequence CTGAAGACCTGGTATGGGGATACCGTTCTCCAGAAACCACAGTCCCGCGAGTTTCCATCCGAGACAGAGGTCTTCGGGCGCTATGCCCGGGTGGAGAGGGCCCTCGCGGACACTATCTCTGAATCCTATCTGCAGGATGTTTCGACCAGAAAGATCCAGGGAATGATCTCGATAAAAAGGTCCAGGGGATCCTGA
- a CDS encoding DUF308 domain-containing protein — translation MKILEETDIHREVIFILAVGLIMLVIGAVLFSVAAGALPYYRDGVYGLLLVIFGLQLQTIGKIPFGFVQRSWSVLIPGIIITLIGIVTSFIPGIFGDIPKFLVMIAFGAGGILLLLQIFFANETSRFWKTPGDGVTAHLTVNCAAVSVLEMLIAALIAVRIYLPALLSTELLAVAALLFGSALFYLAFILQKEYSLHAEPGISANTPGMSPGTVMGMQFGFYMLIFGCLLVPVYLGLLPYALSAMHGTLIVLLGVQALVCGVMMTFSFKRNWIFFLVGMAFVAVGAFAIIVPDTIVEFLVIFIGVFLILAGLYLLSTLIRPKPKSENPAKKLEGKDLLLVLVLLALALLIVIMMILLGVSMLIENLVPGIFIVIILVCFGLSQFVLLYVQSIVEKKHLLG, via the coding sequence ATGAAAATATTGGAAGAGACGGACATTCACCGGGAGGTGATTTTTATTCTGGCCGTTGGCCTGATAATGCTCGTCATCGGTGCCGTGCTGTTTTCGGTCGCCGCAGGAGCATTGCCCTACTACAGGGACGGCGTGTACGGTCTCCTTCTGGTTATATTCGGCCTGCAGCTGCAAACGATAGGAAAAATTCCGTTTGGATTTGTGCAGAGATCATGGTCGGTACTTATTCCGGGGATCATCATCACTCTGATCGGTATTGTCACCAGTTTTATTCCAGGAATTTTTGGCGACATCCCGAAGTTTCTGGTGATGATCGCCTTCGGAGCGGGCGGTATTCTGCTGCTTTTGCAGATTTTTTTTGCAAATGAGACGTCCCGGTTCTGGAAAACACCGGGTGATGGGGTAACCGCGCACCTTACTGTCAACTGTGCAGCAGTCTCCGTTCTGGAGATGCTGATTGCAGCATTGATTGCAGTGCGGATTTACCTGCCTGCCCTCCTTTCAACCGAACTTCTGGCGGTTGCCGCTCTGCTCTTCGGCAGTGCCCTGTTCTATCTTGCTTTTATTCTGCAGAAAGAGTATTCGCTCCACGCCGAACCCGGGATATCCGCAAACACCCCGGGCATGTCCCCCGGTACTGTCATGGGAATGCAGTTTGGTTTCTACATGCTGATTTTCGGCTGCCTGCTGGTCCCGGTGTACCTCGGGTTACTGCCGTATGCTCTGAGCGCCATGCATGGTACCCTGATAGTGCTGCTTGGCGTTCAGGCGCTGGTCTGCGGCGTTATGATGACGTTCTCGTTCAAACGCAACTGGATTTTCTTCCTTGTGGGGATGGCGTTTGTTGCGGTCGGTGCGTTCGCTATCATTGTTCCTGACACGATTGTTGAGTTTCTTGTTATCTTTATCGGAGTTTTCCTCATTCTCGCAGGACTTTATCTTCTCTCCACCCTGATCAGGCCGAAACCAAAGTCAGAGAACCCCGCCAAAAAACTGGAAGGAAAAGATCTTCTGCTGGTGCTGGTGCTGCTTGCCCTGGCACTGCTTATTGTCATCATGATGATTCTCCTCGGCGTGTCAATGCTGATCGAAAACCTGGTTCCGGGTATTTTTATTGTCATTATTCTGGTATGCTTCGGACTGTCGCAGTTCGTTCTGCTCTATGTTCAGTCAATCGTAGAAAAGAAACATCTTCTCGGATAA
- a CDS encoding YkgJ family cysteine cluster protein: MPFACIRCGECCSQMGDVHVVREECGDGSFLMENRYTCEVHAVRIDPDKTHLLPDRSIFERWPLACPFLREDPADGKACCTIHDTRPDICQEYRCWRLLILNAGGTRAGRVMERRHLAADDPALKEVWETQVAVIREDDDARWDERAVLLLMQAGYQVRR, from the coding sequence ATGCCATTCGCGTGTATCCGGTGCGGGGAGTGCTGCAGCCAGATGGGCGACGTCCATGTCGTGAGGGAGGAGTGCGGCGACGGGAGTTTCCTGATGGAGAACAGGTACACCTGTGAGGTGCACGCCGTCAGGATCGACCCGGACAAAACCCATCTCCTCCCCGACAGGAGCATTTTCGAGAGGTGGCCTCTGGCCTGCCCCTTCCTCCGCGAGGATCCCGCCGACGGGAAGGCGTGCTGCACCATCCACGACACGAGGCCCGACATCTGCCAGGAGTACCGCTGCTGGAGACTCCTCATCCTGAACGCAGGGGGGACGAGGGCGGGGAGGGTGATGGAGAGGCGCCACCTCGCGGCGGACGACCCGGCCCTGAAAGAGGTCTGGGAGACGCAGGTCGCCGTCATCCGCGAGGACGACGACGCCCGGTGGGACGAGAGGGCGGTCCTGCTCCTCATGCAAGCGGGCTACCAGGTGCGGCGATAA
- a CDS encoding SIR2 family protein gives MKIVMNQLIRLAANALPGEKKYVLFAGAGVSKDAGIPSAWDLMLETAKYFYLDEHPGKEAKEITDTELGDWFVQSKYADLEYAELIGGIYKTSSEQQSFLNKFLGNHEPGDAHRAIAEMARRGILRAIVTTNFDHCLEKALKEKGLDVQVIASDEVLETTEPLINCKKVRLYKPHGTLGEGVLRNTPKDLGSLSPSMETELIRLLSEHGVIIIGYSGRDPGIMKVLKARKNTYYPMFWVNPELPSDEAQKIIDDEHVVYLPCKGAGAFLNDLITFQDRIRALAPSGSSGGPSIPELKAALSGSEPAVPIYQDFLKGVYQDLEQIKPDFSRFDNYDEAIYNQIEIGENISYRFIEAALLAARYDAAEVLKTIYDYFGQYLKLYDVPEGFNGTFRPSDFDGYKFLIHEMFLGFVAALIRSDKWAILGTLLRHELFTEDHRGARYKNYAYINENISSLDDERNNRLNLRRISVSTDILKKRFTDDNLSGLLLFRDIIDADIFLFQYSVHNINDTERFTRKRWKPRTIIYLNYEAPNYLKRSESKEYFSKVSGALGYTTSEEFIKDLQRGREEFDRYGGYFDVDYPISYVDVEKLGSKL, from the coding sequence GTGAAGATTGTAATGAACCAATTAATTCGCCTTGCAGCAAATGCACTCCCTGGCGAAAAGAAATATGTTCTCTTTGCCGGTGCTGGTGTTTCAAAAGATGCAGGTATTCCTTCGGCATGGGATCTGATGCTTGAAACGGCCAAATATTTCTATCTGGATGAACATCCCGGGAAAGAGGCGAAAGAAATAACAGACACAGAACTTGGAGACTGGTTTGTTCAAAGCAAATATGCAGATCTGGAATACGCTGAATTGATCGGCGGGATTTACAAAACTTCTTCGGAGCAGCAGAGTTTTCTTAATAAATTTCTTGGTAACCATGAACCCGGAGATGCACATCGTGCCATAGCCGAGATGGCTCGACGCGGGATCTTGCGTGCAATTGTTACAACAAATTTTGATCACTGTCTTGAAAAAGCGCTCAAGGAAAAAGGTCTGGACGTACAGGTCATTGCAAGTGATGAAGTCCTTGAAACAACGGAACCGTTGATCAATTGCAAAAAAGTTCGTCTGTACAAGCCACATGGAACTCTTGGCGAAGGTGTCTTAAGAAACACACCGAAGGATCTTGGATCACTCTCACCATCAATGGAGACAGAATTAATTCGCCTGCTGAGCGAACATGGTGTAATTATTATCGGTTATTCAGGCAGAGATCCCGGGATCATGAAGGTGCTTAAAGCTCGGAAAAACACATATTATCCAATGTTCTGGGTGAACCCGGAGCTTCCATCAGACGAAGCGCAAAAAATTATTGACGACGAACATGTTGTATATCTGCCGTGTAAAGGTGCCGGTGCATTCCTCAATGATTTGATAACATTTCAGGACAGGATACGCGCTCTTGCTCCGTCAGGATCCTCCGGAGGTCCATCAATACCAGAACTGAAAGCGGCGCTTTCTGGGAGCGAACCTGCAGTTCCAATCTATCAAGATTTTTTGAAGGGAGTGTATCAAGATCTTGAACAAATAAAGCCGGATTTTTCTCGCTTTGACAACTATGACGAGGCGATCTACAATCAAATAGAGATCGGAGAGAACATATCCTACCGGTTCATTGAGGCAGCACTTCTTGCAGCACGATATGACGCTGCGGAGGTATTAAAAACAATATATGATTATTTCGGCCAATACTTGAAACTTTATGATGTTCCTGAAGGATTCAATGGTACATTTAGACCCTCGGATTTTGATGGATACAAATTCCTAATCCATGAAATGTTTCTTGGATTTGTCGCAGCTCTCATTCGATCCGACAAATGGGCTATCCTTGGTACCCTTCTGAGACACGAACTGTTTACTGAGGATCATAGAGGAGCGCGTTATAAGAATTATGCCTATATTAATGAGAACATTAGTTCTTTGGATGATGAACGAAATAATAGACTCAATTTGCGTAGAATTAGTGTATCTACGGACATATTGAAAAAACGATTTACAGATGATAATCTGTCAGGACTTCTTCTTTTCAGAGATATTATTGACGCAGATATTTTCCTGTTTCAATATTCTGTACATAATATCAATGACACTGAACGTTTCACTAGAAAAAGATGGAAACCAAGAACCATAATCTATCTCAATTATGAAGCACCAAATTATCTGAAACGATCTGAAAGCAAAGAGTATTTCTCCAAAGTGTCTGGTGCCCTAGGTTATACCACTTCTGAAGAATTTATCAAGGATCTCCAACGAGGTCGTGAGGAGTTTGATCGTTATGGGGGGTATTTCGATGTGGATTATCCAATTAGTTATGTTGACGTTGAAAAACTTGGCTCAAAATTGTAA
- a CDS encoding ABC-ATPase domain-containing protein has product MARETIQPAGRLRETLRRIDGRGYKAYRDCEGAYAFDGFTLLIDHAQADPFAAPSRVRVRVETDVAGFPARCLSTKTREVAFRDFLARAFAAAVDAIEPARRGSGRSGQVAVARPGQEVLERSSVVVTPEGAVEVRFTVGLPARGRTVLGREAEEIFFEDVPALVRASLLYAAVDAAALDRHLAVSEDADHLRAALRDRGLVAFVADGALLPRASGVDDRPLRGAVPFVSPPSLRVTVDLPNRGAATGMGVPAGITLIVGGGFHGKSTLLRAIERGVYTHIPGDGREYVVADPAAVKVRAEDGRRVETVDISPFIAGLPDGRDTRAFSTENASGSTSQAANIMEALETGARVLLIDEDTAATNMMIRDRRMQELVADDQEPITPFIDRAQALYRDLGVSTVLVIGGSGDYFDIADTVVSMQAYRPEDATARAKAIAARHAPDRIASRKGDVGTFRRRVPDAGSIDASKGRREAKVAADGVRGIRFGVHEIDLAAVAQVVDPAQTAAIAHAMLRAKRLMDGRRTLDEVVRAVAAEVEEDGLDTLAPHPVGGLAAFRPFELAAAINRLRTFRAGQQK; this is encoded by the coding sequence ATGGCCCGCGAGACGATACAGCCCGCCGGACGCCTCAGGGAGACCCTGCGACGGATCGACGGCCGGGGATATAAGGCGTACAGGGACTGCGAGGGGGCCTACGCCTTCGACGGCTTCACCCTCCTCATCGACCACGCCCAGGCCGACCCCTTCGCCGCCCCGAGCAGGGTGCGGGTGCGGGTCGAGACGGACGTCGCGGGCTTCCCGGCCAGGTGTCTCTCGACGAAGACCCGCGAGGTTGCGTTCAGGGATTTCCTGGCCAGGGCGTTCGCCGCGGCCGTCGACGCGATCGAGCCGGCCCGCCGGGGGAGCGGGAGGAGCGGGCAGGTCGCCGTCGCCAGACCCGGCCAGGAGGTGCTGGAGCGCTCCTCCGTCGTCGTCACGCCGGAGGGCGCGGTCGAGGTGCGGTTCACCGTCGGCCTCCCGGCACGCGGCCGGACCGTGCTCGGGAGGGAGGCGGAGGAGATCTTCTTCGAGGACGTCCCGGCCCTGGTGCGGGCCTCCCTCCTGTACGCCGCCGTCGACGCCGCCGCCCTCGACCGCCACCTCGCGGTGAGCGAGGACGCCGACCATCTCAGGGCCGCGCTCCGGGACCGCGGCCTCGTCGCCTTCGTCGCCGACGGCGCACTCCTGCCGCGGGCGAGCGGGGTGGACGACCGCCCCCTCCGCGGCGCCGTCCCCTTCGTCTCACCGCCCTCCCTCCGGGTGACCGTCGACCTCCCGAACCGCGGCGCCGCCACCGGCATGGGCGTGCCCGCCGGGATCACCCTCATCGTCGGCGGCGGCTTCCACGGCAAGTCCACCCTCCTCCGGGCAATCGAGAGGGGCGTCTACACTCACATCCCGGGCGACGGCCGGGAGTACGTCGTCGCCGACCCCGCCGCGGTGAAGGTCCGCGCCGAGGACGGGCGCCGGGTGGAGACGGTCGACATCTCCCCCTTCATCGCCGGCCTCCCCGACGGCAGGGACACCCGCGCCTTCTCCACCGAGAACGCGAGCGGGAGCACCTCGCAGGCGGCGAACATCATGGAGGCCCTGGAGACCGGCGCCCGCGTCCTCCTCATCGACGAGGACACCGCGGCCACGAACATGATGATCCGGGATCGGCGGATGCAGGAACTCGTCGCCGACGATCAGGAACCGATCACGCCCTTCATCGACCGGGCGCAGGCCCTGTACCGCGACCTCGGCGTCTCGACCGTCCTCGTCATCGGCGGGTCGGGCGACTACTTCGACATCGCCGACACCGTCGTCTCCATGCAGGCCTACCGCCCGGAGGACGCCACTGCACGGGCGAAGGCGATCGCCGCCCGCCACGCCCCGGACCGCATCGCCTCCCGGAAGGGCGACGTCGGCACATTCAGGCGGCGGGTGCCGGACGCGGGGAGCATCGACGCCAGCAAGGGCAGGCGGGAGGCGAAGGTGGCGGCCGACGGCGTCCGCGGCATCAGGTTCGGCGTCCACGAGATCGACCTCGCGGCCGTGGCGCAGGTCGTGGACCCGGCCCAGACCGCGGCCATCGCCCATGCCATGCTCAGGGCGAAGCGCCTGATGGACGGGAGGAGGACCCTCGACGAGGTGGTCAGGGCCGTCGCCGCGGAGGTCGAAGAGGACGGCCTCGACACCCTCGCCCCCCACCCTGTCGGCGGCCTTGCGGCCTTCAGGCCCTTCGAACTCGCGGCGGCGATCAATAGACTCAGGACATTCAGGGCAGGGCAGCAAAAGTGA
- a CDS encoding DUF1294 domain-containing protein, whose product MSVPGLDLLVVYLLLNAGAAAVFYADKGRARQRRWRISETMLLTLAFLGPFGALAAMKVFRHKTQKTKFLLVPLFAALHLAIFALVACAGAGWVTLPGAVTFAALP is encoded by the coding sequence ATGAGCGTCCCCGGCCTCGATCTGCTGGTCGTGTATCTCCTCCTGAATGCCGGTGCCGCCGCGGTGTTTTACGCGGACAAGGGACGGGCACGCCAGAGGCGATGGAGGATCTCGGAGACCATGCTGCTGACTCTTGCGTTTCTCGGGCCATTCGGCGCGCTGGCGGCGATGAAGGTCTTCAGGCACAAGACGCAGAAGACGAAATTTTTGCTTGTCCCCCTGTTTGCAGCGCTTCACCTTGCGATATTTGCCCTGGTGGCGTGTGCGGGTGCCGGGTGGGTCACACTGCCGGGCGCCGTCACTTTTGCTGCCCTGCCCTGA
- a CDS encoding AI-2E family transporter, with protein MDRPSDLSGTRQTLGILAALLVIVIGMQYCAYIVNLLLVSLILTILALPAMEMLRKRGLPDIVAMGVISAVAAVVLIIGVVITVSSFETLLNDLPTYQSDLQTRLSDLILLFQHFGIDSSLLAPTSFNLGEVVTFVRPYAIGLGNVLMYLFFILITTMFAVLEIPRISERLKRGIALEPKTFVGVEKMSKLMMDFVIVRTEANMIHGTLFGLSLWLMGVHSAVLWGTLTFILAFIPYIGLILAAIPAIFFAWLQYGIWGAAAVVGIVILLNAVVENPIYAKLASRRFELPPMVVILSLIIWGWILGLPGMIFAVPITLLLIILIQCSDELRWINDLLGVSGIFNDRARKKETE; from the coding sequence ATGGACCGTCCTTCAGACCTCTCCGGCACGCGGCAGACCCTCGGCATCCTGGCGGCACTCCTCGTGATCGTCATCGGGATGCAGTACTGTGCATATATCGTCAACCTCCTGCTCGTATCCCTGATCCTGACAATCCTTGCCCTTCCGGCAATGGAAATGCTGAGAAAGCGGGGCCTGCCCGACATCGTGGCCATGGGGGTCATCTCGGCCGTGGCCGCCGTCGTGCTGATCATCGGGGTGGTGATCACGGTCAGTTCGTTTGAGACTCTGCTCAACGACCTTCCGACCTACCAGTCGGACCTGCAGACGCGTCTCTCAGACCTGATACTGCTGTTTCAGCACTTTGGCATTGACTCCTCTCTGCTCGCTCCCACCTCATTCAACCTGGGGGAGGTCGTCACCTTCGTCAGGCCATATGCCATCGGACTCGGAAACGTCCTGATGTACCTGTTTTTTATTCTGATCACAACCATGTTTGCCGTTCTGGAGATCCCCCGCATCTCGGAGCGCCTGAAGCGGGGGATAGCGCTCGAACCGAAGACTTTTGTGGGTGTCGAAAAGATGAGCAAACTCATGATGGATTTTGTGATCGTCAGGACTGAGGCGAACATGATCCATGGCACCCTCTTCGGCCTCTCGCTCTGGCTCATGGGTGTCCATTCTGCCGTGCTGTGGGGGACCCTCACCTTCATCCTGGCCTTCATTCCGTATATCGGCCTGATCCTCGCGGCCATACCGGCAATATTCTTTGCCTGGCTCCAGTACGGCATCTGGGGAGCCGCGGCGGTCGTGGGAATTGTCATCCTCCTCAACGCCGTCGTCGAAAATCCAATCTATGCAAAGCTCGCATCGAGGCGGTTCGAACTGCCGCCGATGGTCGTCATCCTCTCGCTCATCATCTGGGGCTGGATCCTCGGTCTGCCTGGCATGATCTTTGCCGTTCCGATCACGCTCCTCCTGATCATCCTGATCCAGTGCAGCGACGAATTGCGGTGGATAAACGACCTGCTCGGGGTCTCCGGCATCTTCAATGACAGGGCGCGCAAAAAGGAGACTGAGTGA
- a CDS encoding helix-turn-helix domain-containing protein: MQEGCTVNATLTYLGKKWTLLVLLELYKGEGYTRRFSELKDALPGITSKVLSARLKELEEEGLVWKRVEASTFPVKSEYTLTESGVEIIGVVREIKRWALKWKIENIACGAEDCRDCVL; encoded by the coding sequence ATGCAGGAAGGGTGCACCGTCAATGCGACGCTCACGTACCTCGGAAAGAAGTGGACTCTCCTCGTCCTCCTGGAACTCTACAAGGGCGAGGGCTACACCCGCCGTTTCTCCGAACTGAAGGACGCACTGCCCGGGATCACCTCGAAGGTCCTCTCCGCACGCCTGAAGGAGCTCGAAGAGGAGGGACTGGTCTGGAAGCGGGTGGAGGCCTCGACCTTCCCGGTGAAGAGCGAGTACACCCTGACAGAGAGCGGCGTCGAGATCATCGGCGTGGTCAGGGAGATCAAGAGGTGGGCGCTGAAGTGGAAGATCGAGAACATCGCCTGCGGGGCAGAGGACTGCCGGGACTGCGTGCTCTAG